In the Solibacillus sp. FSL K6-1523 genome, one interval contains:
- the rplX gene encoding 50S ribosomal protein L24 has product MHVKKGDKVKVITGKDKGKEGVILAAFPKQDRVLVEGVNIVKKHVKPNQLNPQGGIVSQEAAIHVSNVMLIDPKSGEPTRVGYEIKDGKKVRVAKKSGVVID; this is encoded by the coding sequence ATGCATGTTAAAAAGGGCGACAAAGTAAAAGTAATTACTGGTAAAGACAAAGGTAAAGAAGGCGTAATCTTAGCTGCTTTCCCAAAACAAGACCGTGTTCTTGTTGAAGGTGTAAACATCGTTAAGAAACACGTTAAACCTAACCAACTTAACCCACAAGGTGGAATTGTATCTCAAGAAGCTGCAATCCACGTTTCGAACGTAATGCTAATCGATCCTAAATCTGGCGAGCCGACTCGTGTAGGTTATGAGATCAAAGATGGCAAAAAAGTTCGTGTTGCAAAAAAATCAGGTGTAGTAATCGACTAA
- the rplN gene encoding 50S ribosomal protein L14: MIQQESRMKVADNSGAREVLTIKVLGGSGRKTANIGDIVVCTVKKATPGGVVKKGDIVKAVIVRTKSGARRKDGTYIKFDENACVIIKDDKSPRGTRIFGPVARELRDGNFMKIVSLAPEVL, encoded by the coding sequence GTGATCCAACAAGAAAGTCGTATGAAAGTTGCTGACAACTCAGGTGCACGTGAAGTTTTAACAATTAAAGTACTTGGTGGTTCTGGACGTAAAACTGCTAACATCGGTGATATCGTTGTTTGTACAGTCAAGAAAGCAACACCAGGTGGCGTTGTCAAGAAAGGTGACATTGTTAAAGCTGTTATCGTTCGCACAAAATCAGGTGCTCGTCGTAAAGACGGTACGTACATCAAATTTGACGAAAACGCTTGCGTAATCATCAAAGATGATAAATCACCACGCGGAACTCGTATTTTCGGACCAGTCGCACGTGAATTACGTGATGGCAACTTCATGAAAATCGTTTCTCTAGCTCCAGAAGTTCTTTAA
- the rpsQ gene encoding 30S ribosomal protein S17, with the protein MTERNQRKVYTGRVVSDKMDKTVSVLIETHKKHKLYGKRVKYSKKFKAHDELNTAKIGDIVRIMETRPLSATKRFRLVEIVEKAVII; encoded by the coding sequence ATGACTGAGCGTAACCAACGCAAAGTTTACACAGGCCGCGTTGTTTCAGATAAAATGGATAAAACTGTTTCTGTTTTAATCGAAACACACAAAAAGCACAAGCTTTACGGTAAACGTGTAAAGTACTCTAAAAAGTTTAAGGCTCATGATGAGCTAAACACAGCGAAAATCGGTGATATTGTACGTATCATGGAAACTCGCCCGCTATCAGCTACTAAGCGCTTCCGTTTAGTTGAAATTGTTGAAAAAGCGGTTATTATCTAA
- the rpmC gene encoding 50S ribosomal protein L29, protein MKANEIRDLATAEIELKVKSLKEELFNLRFQLATGQLENTARIREVRKAIARMKTVIREREISANN, encoded by the coding sequence ATGAAAGCTAATGAAATCCGTGACCTTGCCACTGCTGAAATTGAATTAAAAGTGAAATCACTGAAAGAAGAGCTTTTCAACCTTCGCTTCCAATTGGCGACTGGTCAATTAGAAAACACAGCTCGCATTCGTGAAGTTCGCAAAGCGATCGCACGTATGAAAACTGTGATTCGTGAAAGAGAAATCAGTGCAAATAACTGA
- the rplP gene encoding 50S ribosomal protein L16 → MLLPKRVKYRREHRGNMRGEAKGGKEVSFGEWGLQATTASWITNRQIESARIAMTRYMKRGGKVWIKIFPHKPYTKKPLEVRMGSGKGSPEGWVAVVKPGKVMFEIAGVSEEIAREALRLASHKLPVKTKIVKRQETGGESNES, encoded by the coding sequence ATGTTATTACCAAAACGCGTAAAATATCGTCGTGAACACCGTGGTAACATGCGTGGTGAAGCGAAAGGCGGTAAAGAAGTATCTTTCGGTGAGTGGGGCTTACAAGCTACTACAGCATCATGGATTACAAACCGTCAAATCGAATCTGCCCGTATTGCAATGACACGTTACATGAAACGTGGCGGTAAAGTTTGGATTAAAATTTTCCCACACAAGCCTTATACGAAAAAGCCTCTAGAAGTCCGCATGGGTTCTGGTAAAGGTTCTCCTGAAGGTTGGGTAGCAGTAGTAAAACCAGGAAAAGTAATGTTCGAAATCGCTGGTGTATCTGAAGAGATCGCACGTGAAGCACTTCGTTTAGCATCACACAAACTTCCTGTGAAAACTAAAATTGTAAAACGTCAAGAAACTGGTGGTGAATCTAATGAAAGCTAA
- the rpsC gene encoding 30S ribosomal protein S3, translating into MGQKVHPIGLRVGIIRDWESKWFAEKDYADLLHEDIKIRKYIETKLKDASVSKVEIERAANRVNVTIHTAKPGMVIGKGGTEVENLRKHLTEVTGKRVHINIIEIKRADLDAKLVAENIARQLENRVSFRRAQKQSIQRTIRAGAKGIKTQVSGRLGGADIARAEHYSEGTVPLHTLRADIDYAHAEADTTYGKLGVKVWIYRGEVLPTKKNSVEGGK; encoded by the coding sequence GTGGGTCAAAAAGTACATCCAATAGGACTACGTGTTGGTATTATTCGTGACTGGGAATCAAAATGGTTCGCTGAAAAAGACTACGCTGATCTATTACACGAAGATATCAAAATTCGTAAATATATCGAAACTAAACTTAAAGATGCATCTGTATCTAAAGTAGAAATCGAACGCGCTGCAAATCGCGTGAACGTTACAATTCACACTGCGAAGCCAGGTATGGTAATCGGTAAAGGTGGTACGGAAGTAGAAAACTTACGTAAACACTTAACTGAAGTAACTGGTAAACGTGTACACATTAACATTATTGAAATTAAACGTGCTGATCTTGATGCGAAATTAGTAGCTGAAAACATCGCTCGTCAACTTGAGAACCGCGTATCATTCCGTCGTGCTCAAAAACAATCAATCCAACGCACAATTCGCGCTGGTGCAAAAGGTATTAAAACACAAGTATCTGGTCGTTTAGGTGGCGCTGACATCGCGCGTGCTGAACACTATAGTGAAGGAACTGTTCCGCTTCATACATTACGTGCTGACATCGATTATGCACATGCTGAAGCAGACACAACATACGGTAAACTAGGCGTTAAAGTTTGGATCTACCGTGGTGAAGTCCTTCCTACTAAAAAGAACTCTGTGGAAGGAGGCAAATAA
- the rplV gene encoding 50S ribosomal protein L22, with product MTQAKAIARTVRIAPRKVRLVVDLIRGKQIGEAVAILRHTPKAASPVVEKVLKSAVANAEHNYELDINNLVVSEIFVDEGPTLKRFRPRAQGRASAINKRTSHITIVVSEKKEG from the coding sequence ATGACACAAGCTAAAGCTATCGCTCGCACAGTTCGTATCGCTCCTCGTAAAGTACGTCTAGTAGTAGACTTAATTCGAGGCAAGCAAATTGGTGAAGCAGTTGCAATTTTACGTCATACTCCAAAAGCGGCGTCTCCAGTCGTTGAGAAAGTATTAAAATCTGCAGTTGCTAACGCTGAACACAACTATGAGTTAGATATTAACAATCTAGTTGTATCTGAAATCTTCGTTGATGAAGGTCCAACTTTAAAACGTTTCCGTCCACGTGCACAAGGTCGTGCATCGGCAATCAATAAACGTACAAGCCACATCACTATCGTGGTATCTGAGAAGAAGGAGGGGTAA
- the rpsS gene encoding 30S ribosomal protein S19 → MGRSLKKGPFVDDHLMKKVEAQEASEKKQVIKTWSRRSTIFPNFIGLTIAVYDGRKHVPVYVTEDMVGHKLGEFAPTRTYKGHGADDKKTRR, encoded by the coding sequence ATGGGCCGCAGCTTAAAGAAAGGACCTTTTGTTGATGACCACCTAATGAAAAAGGTGGAAGCACAAGAGGCTTCTGAGAAAAAGCAAGTTATTAAAACTTGGTCTCGCCGTTCTACTATCTTCCCGAACTTTATCGGATTAACAATCGCTGTATACGATGGTCGTAAACACGTTCCAGTATACGTGACAGAAGATATGGTAGGTCACAAACTTGGGGAGTTCGCACCAACTCGTACTTATAAAGGTCACGGTGCAGACGATAAAAAAACAAGACGCTAA
- the rplB gene encoding 50S ribosomal protein L2, protein MAIKKYKPTSNGRRNMTSLDFAEITTNKPEKSLLAPKTRKAGRNNQGKITVRHHGGGHKKQYRVIDFKRIKDDIPGRVATIEYDPNRSANIALINYADGEKRYILAPKGLEVGQTIVSGPESDIKVGNALPLINIPMGTTIHNIEMKPGKGGQLVRSAGTSAQVLGREGKYVIVRLQSGETRLILATCRATIGQVGNEQHELVNIGKAGRSRWLGKRPAVRGSVMNPNDHPHGGGEGRSPIGRKSPMTPWGKPALGYKTRKKKNKSSKFIIRGRKK, encoded by the coding sequence ATGGCGATTAAAAAGTATAAGCCAACCTCAAATGGTCGACGTAACATGACGTCACTGGACTTTGCAGAGATCACAACTAATAAACCAGAGAAATCTTTATTAGCTCCAAAAACTCGCAAAGCCGGCCGTAATAACCAAGGTAAAATTACTGTTCGTCATCACGGTGGTGGTCATAAGAAACAATACCGTGTTATCGATTTCAAACGTATTAAAGATGACATTCCAGGACGCGTTGCTACAATCGAGTACGATCCAAACCGTTCTGCAAACATCGCATTAATTAACTATGCTGATGGTGAAAAACGTTATATCCTAGCTCCGAAAGGCCTTGAAGTTGGTCAAACAATCGTTTCAGGTCCAGAATCGGACATTAAAGTAGGTAACGCGTTACCACTAATCAATATCCCAATGGGTACAACTATCCATAACATCGAAATGAAACCTGGTAAAGGTGGACAATTAGTACGTTCTGCTGGTACTTCTGCACAAGTACTTGGTCGTGAAGGTAAATATGTAATCGTTCGTTTACAATCGGGCGAAACTCGTTTAATCCTTGCTACTTGCCGCGCTACAATCGGTCAAGTAGGTAACGAACAACACGAACTAGTTAACATCGGTAAAGCCGGTCGTTCTCGTTGGTTAGGTAAGCGCCCAGCGGTACGTGGTTCTGTAATGAACCCTAACGATCACCCACACGGTGGTGGTGAAGGACGTTCTCCAATCGGACGTAAATCTCCAATGACACCATGGGGCAAACCAGCTCTTGGTTACAAAACTCGTAAAAAGAAAAATAAATCATCTAAATTTATTATTCGTGGACGTAAAAAATAA
- the rplW gene encoding 50S ribosomal protein L23, with amino-acid sequence MEARDILKRPVITERSSEIMAEKKYTFEVDTRANKTQVKHAVEEIFGVKVEKVNVMNYKGKFKRVGKFGGYTNKRRKAIVKLTADSKEIELFEI; translated from the coding sequence ATGGAAGCACGTGATATCTTAAAACGTCCGGTCATTACTGAGCGTTCTTCAGAAATTATGGCAGAGAAAAAGTATACTTTCGAAGTAGACACTCGCGCTAACAAAACTCAAGTTAAACACGCAGTTGAAGAAATCTTCGGCGTTAAAGTTGAGAAAGTAAACGTTATGAACTACAAAGGTAAGTTCAAACGCGTTGGTAAATTCGGTGGCTACACTAACAAACGTCGTAAAGCGATTGTTAAATTAACTGCTGATTCAAAAGAAATCGAATTATTCGAAATCTAA
- the rplD gene encoding 50S ribosomal protein L4 yields the protein MTKVSLLSQTGASVGEIELNDAIFGIEPNEAVLFDAIVAQRASLRQGNHKVKNRSEVAGGGRKPWRQKGTGRARQGSIRSPQWRGGGVVFGPTPRSYAYKLPKKVRRLALKSALSAKVLEQKLVVLDALTLDAPKTKDFKAVLAALEINKKALFVTAEVNENVALSARNIPGVTVLAAEGINVLDLVGHDKVVFTQDAVKKVEEVLG from the coding sequence ATGACAAAAGTATCTTTACTTAGTCAAACAGGTGCTTCAGTTGGTGAAATCGAATTAAACGATGCGATTTTCGGAATCGAGCCAAACGAAGCTGTATTATTCGACGCAATCGTTGCTCAACGCGCATCTTTACGTCAAGGTAATCACAAAGTAAAAAACCGTTCAGAAGTTGCTGGTGGTGGTCGTAAGCCATGGCGTCAAAAAGGAACTGGTCGTGCACGTCAAGGTTCGATCCGCTCTCCACAATGGCGTGGCGGTGGTGTTGTATTCGGTCCTACTCCACGTAGTTACGCTTACAAATTACCGAAAAAAGTTCGTCGCTTAGCTCTTAAATCGGCTTTATCAGCTAAAGTATTAGAACAAAAATTAGTAGTTCTTGATGCATTAACTTTAGATGCACCAAAAACAAAAGATTTCAAAGCAGTACTTGCTGCATTAGAAATCAACAAAAAGGCGTTATTCGTTACTGCTGAAGTAAATGAAAACGTAGCATTATCTGCTCGTAACATCCCTGGTGTTACAGTGTTAGCGGCTGAAGGAATCAACGTATTAGACTTAGTAGGTCACGATAAAGTTGTATTCACTCAAGACGCTGTAAAAAAAGTTGAGGAGGTGCTTGGATAA
- the rplC gene encoding 50S ribosomal protein L3, with protein MTKGILGRKIGMTQVFAENGDLIPVTVIQATPNVVLQKKTVETDGYEAVQIGFEDKRVKLSNKPQQGHVAKANTAPKRFIREFRNLDVAAYEVGQEVKVEIFAEGDVIDVTGVTKGKGFQGAIKRHGQSRGPMSHGSRYHRRVGSMGPVAPNRVFKQKKLPGQMGAVVVTIQNLEIIKVDVERNLLLVKGNVPGSKKALITVKSAIKSK; from the coding sequence ATGACTAAAGGAATCTTAGGTAGAAAAATTGGTATGACTCAAGTTTTCGCTGAAAACGGTGATTTAATTCCCGTAACAGTTATCCAAGCTACTCCAAACGTAGTTTTACAAAAGAAAACTGTTGAAACTGATGGCTACGAAGCAGTTCAAATTGGTTTTGAAGACAAGCGCGTTAAGCTTTCTAACAAACCACAACAAGGACACGTAGCAAAAGCGAACACTGCTCCTAAGCGCTTCATCCGTGAGTTCCGCAACTTAGACGTAGCGGCTTACGAAGTTGGTCAAGAAGTCAAGGTTGAAATTTTCGCTGAAGGCGATGTAATCGATGTAACAGGTGTAACAAAGGGTAAAGGTTTCCAAGGTGCTATTAAGCGTCACGGACAATCTCGTGGTCCAATGTCTCACGGTTCTCGTTACCACCGTCGCGTAGGTTCTATGGGCCCAGTTGCTCCAAACCGCGTATTCAAGCAAAAGAAATTACCTGGTCAAATGGGTGCTGTTGTTGTAACAATCCAAAACCTTGAAATCATCAAGGTGGATGTTGAACGTAACCTATTATTAGTAAAAGGTAATGTCCCTGGTTCTAAAAAAGCATTAATAACAGTTAAGTCTGCTATTAAATCAAAATAA
- the rpsJ gene encoding 30S ribosomal protein S10, protein MAKQKIRIRLKAYDHRILDQSAEKIVETAKRSGAGVSGPIPLPTERSVYTILRAVHKYKDSREQFEMRTHKRLIDIVNPTPQTVDALMKLDLPSGVDIEIKL, encoded by the coding sequence ATGGCAAAACAAAAAATTCGTATTCGTTTAAAAGCGTATGATCACCGTATCCTTGATCAATCTGCTGAGAAAATCGTTGAAACTGCGAAACGTTCAGGTGCTGGAGTATCAGGTCCGATTCCACTACCTACTGAAAGATCTGTTTATACAATCTTACGTGCGGTTCATAAGTACAAAGATTCTCGTGAGCAATTTGAAATGCGCACACACAAACGTCTTATCGACATCGTTAACCCGACACCACAAACTGTTGATGCGTTAATGAAGCTTGATTTACCATCTGGCGTTGATATCGAAATCAAACTTTAA
- a CDS encoding Na+/H+ antiporter family protein, which produces MNAVLVAVGIMLILSLMRINVVLSLTVGAILGGLAGGLNVLDTIDAFVGGLGGGATIALSYALLGGFALAISRTGIPEVLVGLILKIVQREGESQKKGLAKALIIFVLLALAIMSQNAIPVHIAFIPLIVPPMIKLMNMLEIDRRLIATVLTFGLIMPYMFLPFGFGLIYQDLIVTQMGLAGMDVALSDVPKAMAIVALGMVVGLVTAFFVYRKPRKYKMIEVTAEDQLKVDVKPRNILFAAIALIASLAVQIPTGSMIIGSLVGIGILYITGALKVKEADEVLTDGMRMMAFVGFVMIAANGFSAVINTTGDVESLVAGAMEIFGGNVAVTVFAMLVVGLIVTMGIGSSFATIPIIAAIFVPLAMELGLSELAIICLIGTAGVLGDAGSPASDSTLGPTAGLNVDGQHNHIWDTCVPTFVFYNIPQIIFGWLAVVFFL; this is translated from the coding sequence ATGAATGCGGTTTTAGTGGCAGTAGGAATCATGCTTATATTAAGTTTAATGCGTATTAATGTGGTGCTCTCTCTAACTGTAGGGGCCATTTTAGGAGGACTCGCAGGTGGACTGAATGTGTTAGATACAATCGATGCTTTTGTAGGTGGCTTAGGTGGAGGAGCTACGATTGCGCTTAGCTACGCCTTACTTGGAGGTTTTGCACTCGCGATTTCTCGTACAGGTATTCCAGAAGTGTTAGTAGGCCTAATTTTAAAGATTGTGCAGCGCGAAGGCGAGTCGCAAAAGAAAGGGTTAGCGAAGGCGTTAATTATTTTTGTGTTATTAGCGCTAGCGATTATGTCACAAAACGCGATCCCAGTGCATATCGCGTTTATTCCTTTAATTGTTCCGCCAATGATCAAGTTAATGAATATGTTAGAAATTGATCGTCGTTTAATCGCGACTGTTTTAACATTTGGTTTAATTATGCCGTATATGTTTTTACCATTTGGATTTGGTTTAATCTATCAAGATTTAATCGTGACACAGATGGGCTTAGCGGGTATGGATGTTGCGCTTTCCGATGTTCCTAAGGCGATGGCGATTGTTGCACTAGGGATGGTTGTCGGGCTTGTTACAGCGTTTTTTGTGTATCGTAAGCCACGTAAGTATAAAATGATTGAGGTAACGGCTGAAGATCAATTGAAAGTCGATGTGAAGCCACGCAATATTTTATTCGCTGCCATCGCATTAATCGCGTCACTAGCAGTTCAAATTCCAACAGGTTCAATGATTATCGGTTCTTTAGTAGGGATAGGTATCCTGTACATTACAGGTGCGTTGAAGGTGAAAGAAGCGGATGAAGTGCTAACAGATGGGATGCGTATGATGGCATTTGTCGGCTTCGTTATGATTGCAGCAAACGGTTTTTCAGCTGTAATTAATACAACAGGGGATGTTGAGTCACTTGTAGCAGGTGCTATGGAAATATTTGGTGGCAATGTAGCAGTTACCGTATTCGCTATGTTAGTAGTAGGACTTATCGTTACGATGGGGATCGGTTCTTCATTTGCTACAATTCCAATTATTGCAGCCATTTTTGTCCCACTTGCGATGGAGCTTGGGTTAAGTGAGTTAGCAATTATTTGTTTAATTGGTACAGCTGGGGTACTTGGAGATGCAGGATCGCCCGCTTCCGATTCCACACTAGGTCCAACAGCGGGGCTGAATGTGGATGGACAACATAATCATATTTGGGATACATGTGTTCCTACTTTCGTATTTTATAATATTCCACAAATCATTTTCGGATGGTTAGCAGTGGTTTTCTTCCTATAA
- a CDS encoding ABC transporter permease, protein MKLNQLVFKSMLKNIKHYYLYFFALIFSVTLYFSFVTLQYNDSVMQTAANSGSAAAGLKAATYILYFIVLFFVLYANHLFMKRRSKEIGLYQLIGMTKGLIIRLVALENIVLFAGAVLVGMLFGFLSSRLFAMVLLKVLEQDTVVAMTFSLEAVKQTVLLFAILLAIILVQMTLMIRRVSLLSLFTASKQADERVKRFSPLQMMMGAIGIGLISYGYYASTQLFSEDSATDLFLNMLIILATTIGGTFFVFRFSIAFVLNLVRMKKNGHLSPVDVLALTPIMHRMKGNAKSLTLITVLTAVSLAITTLSYISYYSADEKAFSTSPTDYTLYEDNGKEFLAALDAEGIAYDTVELSLQKMEFSLEQLVAEHMKNNELWNMDMEIYAVPLSDYIKRYPGLELAENEAIITGYNNVLSEMIPLEAGNVIMKAEGQSYPIEVIEVKDEYLLGNIVVGGGPVLIVKDAFFEKLAQHKDISVWHKQTSISLHDKGDLARAETLYKETNADHIEFYMADEDGELQLKTRNQVSKEKSRTDYISVMGVTIFTTAFLGLAFLLATGSILYFKQMTEAEEEREAYTILRKIGFSQQEILRGIYRKQAFNFGLPLAIGLLHSYFAVKSGWFLFGSELVTPLLITMGLYIVMYIIFALLSISYYKKVIKESL, encoded by the coding sequence ATGAAGCTTAATCAATTAGTTTTTAAAAGTATGCTAAAAAATATAAAACATTATTATTTATACTTCTTTGCCTTAATTTTTAGTGTAACTTTGTATTTTTCATTTGTGACGTTGCAATATAATGACTCGGTTATGCAAACGGCAGCGAATAGTGGATCGGCAGCAGCTGGTTTAAAAGCAGCAACGTATATTTTGTATTTTATCGTATTATTTTTCGTGCTTTATGCAAATCATTTATTTATGAAACGTCGAAGTAAAGAAATTGGGCTGTATCAATTAATCGGGATGACGAAAGGTTTAATTATTCGTCTTGTTGCACTTGAAAACATTGTCCTGTTTGCGGGGGCAGTGCTCGTTGGTATGTTATTTGGATTTTTAAGTTCACGATTGTTTGCGATGGTATTGTTAAAAGTTCTTGAGCAAGATACGGTTGTGGCGATGACATTTAGTTTAGAAGCCGTAAAACAGACAGTGCTCCTGTTTGCGATTTTATTAGCAATTATTTTAGTACAGATGACCTTGATGATTCGCCGTGTATCGTTATTATCGCTTTTCACCGCCTCAAAACAAGCGGACGAACGTGTGAAGCGCTTTAGCCCGCTCCAAATGATGATGGGCGCTATCGGGATTGGATTGATTAGTTACGGCTATTACGCATCTACACAACTCTTTTCAGAGGATTCAGCGACTGATTTGTTTCTAAATATGTTAATTATTTTAGCTACGACAATCGGCGGCACGTTTTTTGTATTTCGTTTTTCAATCGCCTTCGTATTGAACTTAGTGCGTATGAAGAAAAACGGGCATTTATCACCTGTTGATGTCCTTGCTTTAACACCGATTATGCATCGTATGAAAGGTAATGCGAAGTCACTTACATTAATTACGGTACTGACAGCTGTATCCCTTGCGATTACAACACTATCTTATATTTCATATTATTCTGCGGACGAAAAGGCATTTTCAACATCACCAACAGATTACACATTGTATGAAGATAATGGCAAGGAATTTTTAGCTGCGCTCGATGCGGAAGGAATTGCTTATGATACAGTGGAGTTGAGTCTACAAAAGATGGAGTTTTCACTCGAACAATTAGTAGCCGAGCATATGAAAAATAATGAATTGTGGAATATGGACATGGAGATTTACGCTGTGCCCTTGTCGGATTATATAAAACGTTATCCAGGACTAGAGCTAGCAGAAAATGAGGCAATTATTACGGGATATAATAATGTCTTATCAGAGATGATTCCATTAGAAGCAGGAAATGTGATAATGAAAGCTGAGGGTCAAAGCTATCCAATCGAGGTCATAGAAGTTAAGGATGAGTATTTACTTGGTAATATCGTTGTAGGTGGTGGGCCGGTATTAATCGTAAAGGATGCATTCTTTGAAAAGTTGGCCCAGCATAAAGACATTTCGGTTTGGCATAAACAAACATCGATTTCATTACATGACAAAGGTGATTTAGCCCGTGCAGAAACGCTTTATAAAGAAACAAATGCCGATCATATTGAATTTTATATGGCAGATGAAGATGGTGAATTACAATTAAAAACGCGAAATCAAGTAAGTAAGGAAAAATCACGTACAGATTATATTAGCGTGATGGGCGTTACCATATTCACGACAGCATTTTTAGGGTTAGCATTCTTGCTAGCAACGGGTAGCATATTGTATTTCAAACAAATGACGGAAGCGGAAGAAGAACGTGAAGCTTACACTATTTTACGCAAAATTGGTTTTTCACAGCAGGAGATTTTGCGTGGTATTTATAGGAAGCAGGCGTTTAATTTCGGTTTACCGCTGGCAATTGGTTTATTGCATAGTTATTTTGCAGTTAAATCAGGTTGGTTCTTATTTGGATCAGAGCTTGTTACACCACTACTTATCACGATGGGACTTTATATCGTAATGTATATTATTTTTGCATTACTTTCTATTAGTTATTATAAAAAAGTAATTAAAGAGTCATTATAA
- a CDS encoding ABC transporter ATP-binding protein has translation MSILIGRKIKKTYGKKQMAYEVLKGIDLEVEKGEFVGIMGSSGSGKTTLLNVLCSIDRVTEGLVEIDGQQLQKMKEHELAKFRRDQLGFIFQDYNLLDTLTVKENILLPLSITKIPKAAAEARFAELVKILMIEDIANKYPNEISGGQKQRTSAARALISNPSIVFADEPTGALDSKSATALLSNLVNINEQKNVTIMMVTHDAVAASFCSRVLFLKDGQLYTELYKGEKSRNDFFQQILHTQSVLGGDGHEA, from the coding sequence ATGAGCATTTTAATTGGACGTAAAATTAAGAAGACATATGGTAAGAAACAGATGGCCTATGAAGTATTAAAGGGCATTGACTTAGAAGTAGAAAAAGGAGAATTTGTCGGAATTATGGGTTCTTCAGGATCAGGTAAGACGACACTTTTAAATGTTCTTTGTTCCATTGACCGTGTAACAGAGGGGCTTGTAGAAATTGATGGACAGCAATTACAAAAAATGAAGGAGCATGAGTTGGCAAAATTCCGTCGAGATCAACTAGGCTTTATATTCCAAGACTATAATTTACTTGATACGTTAACGGTAAAAGAAAATATTTTGCTGCCACTATCCATTACAAAAATTCCAAAAGCTGCGGCAGAGGCACGATTTGCAGAACTTGTGAAAATATTAATGATTGAAGACATTGCAAATAAATACCCGAATGAAATTTCAGGTGGTCAAAAGCAACGAACTTCTGCGGCACGTGCTTTAATTTCTAACCCGTCAATTGTGTTTGCAGATGAACCAACTGGTGCATTGGATTCAAAATCAGCAACAGCACTACTGAGCAACTTAGTAAATATTAATGAGCAAAAAAATGTAACGATTATGATGGTGACACATGATGCAGTAGCTGCGAGTTTTTGTTCACGAGTATTGTTTTTAAAAGACGGGCAACTGTATACGGAGTTATATAAAGGTGAAAAAAGCCGCAATGACTTTTTCCAGCAAATTTTGCATACGCAAAGTGTGCTAGGTGGTGACGGTCATGAAGCTTAA